A window of Sphingobacterium sp. lm-10 contains these coding sequences:
- a CDS encoding acyl-CoA dehydrogenase family protein: MISKIKNMMKFAKSIDFNELEKLSKKVDLGEVIGAVSKMDEKQLQMAMKMLTGSKKKKESPPINADFYGVEQKLSAEDHALKMKVRAFLEAEIKPIVNNYWLHDDFPFEIIPKLAELNICGYVYDGYGCAGGSSLMDGIIASEFGRIDPSIATFLGVQSGLAMGSIYLCGSEEQKQEWLPQMQQLKKIGAFGLTEPEVGSGTAGGLTTTCKKTADGWVLNGQKKWIGNATFSDITIIWARDLDDSQVKGFIVRKENPGFSVEKIKGKMALRIVQNGLITMTDCIVPESDRLQNANSFRDTAKVLQMTRAGVAWMAVGCARGAYENALEYTLKREQFGKPIASFQLIQNHLVEMLSNLTAMQTLVFRLSEMQDEGTLKDEHASLAKVFCTLRTRDIVSRAREVMGGNGILLEYNVARFLADAEAIYSYEGTKEINSLIVGRSITGFSAFV; the protein is encoded by the coding sequence ATGATTAGTAAGATTAAAAATATGATGAAGTTCGCGAAGTCCATCGACTTCAACGAACTGGAGAAGCTTTCTAAAAAAGTAGACTTAGGCGAGGTAATCGGCGCGGTATCCAAAATGGATGAAAAGCAGCTGCAGATGGCCATGAAGATGCTCACGGGTTCTAAAAAGAAGAAGGAATCTCCTCCCATCAATGCTGACTTTTACGGCGTAGAACAAAAATTATCTGCCGAAGATCACGCTTTGAAGATGAAAGTACGCGCTTTCTTGGAAGCAGAGATTAAGCCTATTGTCAATAATTATTGGTTACACGATGATTTTCCTTTCGAGATTATTCCTAAGCTCGCAGAGCTAAATATCTGTGGTTATGTATACGACGGCTATGGCTGTGCGGGTGGATCATCCTTGATGGATGGTATCATAGCCAGCGAATTTGGTCGTATTGATCCTTCTATTGCTACATTCTTGGGCGTTCAAAGCGGTTTGGCTATGGGTTCCATTTATTTATGTGGATCCGAGGAGCAAAAGCAAGAGTGGCTACCGCAAATGCAACAGTTGAAGAAGATTGGAGCATTTGGACTGACCGAACCTGAAGTAGGATCTGGTACCGCAGGTGGATTAACCACTACGTGTAAAAAAACGGCGGACGGATGGGTGCTTAACGGCCAAAAGAAATGGATTGGTAATGCTACTTTCTCTGATATTACCATCATATGGGCACGAGATTTAGATGATAGTCAGGTTAAAGGTTTTATAGTACGGAAAGAAAATCCGGGGTTTTCTGTGGAGAAAATTAAAGGAAAAATGGCATTACGTATCGTACAGAACGGTTTGATTACCATGACCGATTGTATCGTGCCGGAATCGGATCGTTTGCAAAATGCAAACAGCTTCCGAGATACGGCAAAGGTGCTGCAAATGACACGTGCGGGCGTAGCCTGGATGGCCGTAGGGTGTGCGCGCGGTGCGTATGAGAACGCATTAGAATATACATTGAAGCGTGAGCAATTTGGAAAGCCAATTGCTTCTTTCCAGCTTATCCAAAATCATTTGGTAGAGATGCTCTCCAATCTGACGGCTATGCAGACGTTGGTATTTCGCTTATCCGAAATGCAAGACGAAGGGACACTCAAGGATGAACATGCTTCCTTAGCCAAGGTGTTTTGTACGCTTCGCACACGCGATATCGTATCGCGCGCTCGCGAAGTGATGGGAGGTAATGGCATTTTGTTGGAATACAATGTGGCGCGCTTCCTGGCAGATGCTGAAGCCATCTATTCTTACGAAGGTACCAAGGAGATTAACTCGTTGATTGTAGGAAGAAGTATTACTGGATTCAGCGCCTTTGTGTAG
- the purB gene encoding adenylosuccinate lyase, which yields MTLSPLTAVTPIDGRYYHTTNELSAYFSEFALIKYRVLVEVEYFIALSTSGIPQMAHLDGSLNNKLREIYQNFSLEDAQWIKDTEKVTNHDVKAVEYFLKHQFELLGLHDSLEFIHFGLTSQDINNTAIPYSWKAALEAVYLPTVQELVNELKDLASQWRDIPMLARTHGQPASPTTLGKEIFVFVERLEKQLELLAQVPHAAKFGGATGNFNAHTVAYPTQDWVAFGNQFVQENLGLTRSQTTTQIEHYDNFAASCDALKRINNILIDLCRDVWSYISIDYFKQKITAGQIGSSAMPHKVNPIDFENAEGNLGIANAIFEHLAAKLPISRLQRDLTDSTVLRNIGVPFGHTLIAFKSTLRGLRKLILNQDALAKDLENNWAVVAEAIQTILRREGYPKPYEALKDLTRTNTHITQDTIAEFVTNLNISEDVKQELIAISPSNYIGVKVAGFTD from the coding sequence ATGACATTATCTCCATTAACTGCTGTCACTCCTATCGATGGCAGGTATTACCATACTACAAACGAGCTTTCTGCCTACTTTTCCGAATTTGCGTTGATCAAATATCGTGTATTGGTTGAAGTAGAGTATTTTATTGCCCTGAGTACATCAGGCATTCCACAGATGGCACATCTGGATGGCAGCCTGAACAACAAGTTGCGTGAAATATACCAGAACTTCAGTTTGGAAGACGCGCAATGGATTAAAGACACGGAGAAGGTGACTAACCATGACGTAAAAGCCGTGGAATATTTCCTAAAACATCAATTCGAATTGTTAGGCTTGCACGATTCGTTGGAATTCATCCATTTCGGACTTACCTCTCAAGACATCAATAACACGGCGATTCCATACTCGTGGAAAGCGGCCTTGGAAGCAGTTTACCTACCAACCGTACAGGAGTTAGTGAATGAATTGAAAGATCTAGCTTCCCAATGGCGAGACATTCCTATGTTGGCGCGCACGCATGGGCAGCCCGCCTCTCCGACGACGTTGGGTAAAGAAATTTTTGTATTTGTCGAGCGCTTAGAAAAGCAATTGGAATTGCTGGCACAAGTACCGCATGCGGCAAAATTTGGCGGTGCTACTGGCAATTTCAATGCACATACAGTGGCTTATCCAACGCAAGACTGGGTAGCATTTGGAAACCAGTTCGTGCAGGAAAATCTGGGACTAACTCGCTCGCAGACCACTACCCAGATTGAGCACTATGATAATTTTGCAGCGAGTTGCGATGCCCTGAAACGCATCAATAATATATTGATCGATTTGTGTAGAGATGTGTGGTCATACATTTCTATCGATTATTTCAAACAAAAAATCACCGCCGGACAGATCGGCTCATCGGCCATGCCACATAAGGTAAATCCTATTGATTTTGAAAATGCAGAAGGCAACTTGGGCATTGCTAATGCAATTTTCGAGCATTTGGCAGCCAAATTACCGATATCTAGGTTACAGCGCGATCTTACGGATTCTACCGTACTCCGCAATATCGGCGTACCATTTGGGCATACCTTGATTGCTTTCAAATCTACTTTACGCGGATTGCGTAAACTGATCCTGAATCAAGATGCTTTAGCGAAAGATCTGGAAAATAACTGGGCGGTAGTGGCTGAGGCCATTCAAACGATTCTTCGTAGAGAAGGTTATCCGAAGCCATACGAGGCATTAAAAGATCTTACGCGGACAAATACGCATATAACACAAGATACTATTGCCGAATTTGTCACTAATTTGAACATTTCGGAAGACGTAAAACAGGAACTGATCGCTATATCGCCGAGCAATTATATCGGTGTGAAAGTCGCAGGTTTTACGGATTAA